One Bufo gargarizans isolate SCDJY-AF-19 chromosome 4, ASM1485885v1, whole genome shotgun sequence DNA window includes the following coding sequences:
- the CCN2 gene encoding CCN family member 2: protein MASGKVTTLLVVALLSWVCDAQDCNGECKCPQRVPECEPGVSLVQDGCGCCKVCAKQLGELCTEKDVCDPHKGLFCDFGSRMNRKIGVCTAKEGAPCVFGGMVYRSGESFQSSCKYQCTCLDGGVGCVPLCSMDIRLPSPDCPYPRRVKLPGKCCEEWVCDQPMEKTMVGPALPAFRMEETYGPDPSLIRANCLVQTTEWSACSKTCGMGISTRVTNDNEHCRLEKQSRLCMVRPCEADLEENIKKGKKCIRTPKISKPIKFELSGCTSVKTYRAKFCGVCTDGRCCTPHRTATLPVEFKCPDGEVMKKKMMFIKTCACHYNCPGDNDIFESMYYRKMYGDMA, encoded by the exons ATGGCTTCAGGAAAAGTGACAACTCTGCTCGTGGTTGCTCTGCTCTCCTGG GTATGTGATGCCCAGGATTGCAATGGGGAATGCAAATGCCCACAGAGGGTACCTGAATGCGAACCTGGTGTCAGTCTTGTGCAAGATggatgtggctgctgtaaagtatGCGCTAAACAGCTGGGTGAACTCTGCACCGAGAAAGACGTGTGTGACCCTCACAAAGGACTTTTCTGTGATTTTGGGTCAAGAATGAACCGAAAAATTGGAGTTTGCACTG CCAAGGAAGGTGCCCCATGTGTATTTGGAGGCATGGTCTACAGAAGTGGAGAGTCTTTCCAAAGCAGCTGCAAGTACCAGTGCACTTGTCTAGATGGAGGAGTAGGCTGTGTTCCACTATGCAGCATGGACATCCGTCTCCCTAGTCCTGACTGTCCCTACCCAAGAAGAGTAAAACTGCCCGGCAAATGCTGTGaagaatgggtctgtgatcagcCTATGGAGAAGACCATGGTTGGACCTGCTCTTCCTG cTTTCCGAATGGAGGAAACATATGGTCCTGATCCATCTCTGATCCGAGCCAACTGTTTGGTGCAGACCACTGAGTGGAGTGCTTGCTCAAAGACCTGTGGTATGGGAATCTCTACTCGCGTTACCAATGACAATGAGCACTGCAGACTTGAGAAACAGAGCCGTCTCTGCATGGTCAGACCTTGTGAGGCTGATCTGGAGGAAAACATTAAG AAAGGAAAGAAATGCATCCGCACTCCAAAAATTTCCAAACCAATCAAGTTTGAGCTTTCTGGCTGCACAAGTGTGAAGACCTACAGAGCCAAGTTTTGTGGGGTTTGCACAGATGGCCGTTGCTGCACTCCTCACAGAACAGCCACCCTCCCAGTAGAGTTCAAGTGTCCTGATGGTGAGGTCATGAAGAAGAAGATGATGTTCATTAAGACATGCGCATGCCATTACAACTGCCCAGGAGACAACGACATCTTCGAGTCCATGTACTACAGAAAAATGTATGGAGATATGGCATAG